Within the Streptomyces sp. NBC_00554 genome, the region CGCCGAGGAGCGGGTAGGAGGACACGAACCAGCTCAGCGCCTTCTCCCAGGGCTGCAGCCGGGTGGGTCCGCCGCGCATGGAGGCGCGGCGGCCACCCGCCATGTCCATCGCCGCGGCCATGGTCCGGGTCAGCGCGTGCGCGAAGGCGAGCTGCCAGTCGGGCGCGGTGCCGCCACTCCAGGTGTGCCAGGTCACGAGGAGCTGGTCCGGTTCACCGCCCGCCGTGCCGCACCGCTCGTACGCCGCCGGAATCCCGTCGCGGCGCCAGCGCGCGGCGAGCTGCTCCTCGTCGCCGGCGGGGTAGGACTCCGGCAGGTCCTCGGGGGTCAGGCCGACCGGGAAGCCGAGCAGGAAGCGGTTGACCACGGCGCAGCGGGCGGCGAGGTCGAAGCGGTCGGGCTGCACCCGTTCGCCGGTCGCCGCCGGGACATGGCCGAAGCCGAGGTGGATGATGGCGTGCGCGGCTGCCCAGGCCCATTCGGCGGGCTCGGCGCGGCGGGTGGGGTGCACATGCAGAACTCCACTGGAGTCGACGCGGACGAGGCCGTCACGGGGCCCGGCAGCGCAGTCCTTCTGACGGCAGGTGCTGAACCCGATGGCGGCAAGGGCGCGGTTGGCCCGCACCAGCCGCATCCCCTCGGCGAAGGCTTCGGCGGCCGGGTCCGGCTTCTCCTTGTCGCCCTGCTTGCGCTTGCGGCTCATCGCAGCGCCTCCGCCTCGCAGGTGAGGTTCATCGCCGCGCCTCCACCAGACGCGGCATGTCCCGCGCCGCCTCCACCAGGAACCAGGCGGGCAGTACGGGATTGCCGTCGGCGTCGGACGCGATGACGCTCTGGGCGACCTCGACGGAGATCTCGGCGAGCTGGACGAGGAGCGACTTGGCGCGGAACGCGGTCTGCCGCCCGTGCTCCGAGGTGTGCTCCTTGCTGGCGGGCAGCTCCTTGACGAGCCGGCCGCGGAAGGACTCGGCGAGGTAGTAGAGCAGGTCGCGGTCCTCCATGCGGCTGGGCCAGCGGGCCTCGCCCTTGATGATGGCCTCGATGCCGAAGCGGCTGCGCACGATCTTGACGTAGCCGCAGAAGGCGACCGCGTGCGCGGGAGTCAGCGTGCCGTGCGCGATCACCTTCAGGGTGTCCTCGTCGAGGTCCGGGCCGAAGGAGCGCAGTGCGTCGGAGAGCATGTGCCAGGAGCGGGGCGTGGAGAAGGGCTCCTCCGTCTTGGGCGGCTTGGACCACAGGTGGTCGGGGCGGTCGGTGAGGTGGTCCAGGATCCACGGGTGGATGTCGTTGGCGGCGGCCCACACCAGCCAGTCCTTCGGGGACGCCTCGAGGTGCACATGGGCGAGGCGGTTGATCAGCGCGGAGGCGATCGGCCGGGCCAGCGCGTTGTCCGTGGCGCGGTTGCCCGCGCCGATCACGATCGAGCCCTGCGGCAGTTCGTAGTTGCCGATACGGCGGTCCAGGATGAGCGAGTAGAACGCCTTCTGGACGTCCGGCGTCGCCGCGTTCAGCTCGTCCAGGAACAGGCAGTACGGCTCGTCGCGGGCGATCGCCTCCGGTGGGCAGAACACCGAGCGCCCGTCGCGGATCTGCGGCACGCCGATGAGGTCCTCGGGCGCGAGCTGGGTACCGAGCAGGCTCACGCACTCCAGGCCGAGCGACTCGGCGAACTCCCTTACCAGGGAGGACTTTCCGATGCCGGGAGCGCCCCAGAGGAAGACCGGCCGAACGGTCGCGAGACCGAGCAGCAGCTCGGGTATCCGGGCGGGAGTGACGGTGACGGCTGCCTGCACGCAGGGACTCCAGGGGCGTTCGGGTAGGACGCGCAGGTGTGCGGTGTCCGATGCGGCCAGTGTGTGCGCGGGAGCCGCCTACCGCAGCCCATTTTCCGGCGCGCCCAGGCGCGTGCCCCTGGCGCGTGACTACGCGGCCCGCTCGTCCGACCGTGCCGTCACCGGCACTTGAGGCCCGTCGCACTCGCCCAGCCACCGCCGCAGTACGTGGTGCACCTGCTCCGCGCCGACCAGTTCGGCGCCGTCCTCGACCGGCGCGGACAGCGCGAGGGGCGACAGCAGGAATGGCCGTCCCTGGGCGCCGCCGAGTCCGCCGTGCGAGCCGATCTGCTCCTCGAAGGCGAGGACTTCGCCCTCCTCGGGGTCGTACCAGGAGTTGACCATGATGTCGGCGACGTGCGGGAAGGAGTGCGTCCGCCGTACGGCGTCGGCGGCGCCGGGGCCGAAGTCGGCCAGCGGGCCCGGGTGTTCGTCGTCGAGCTCGTCCACCGGAACCTCCGCTCCGTGCGCGCCGAGGACGAGCCCGCCGTGCTCCTCGCTGCGTACGAGCACGAAGCCGACGCCGGGATGGTTGGCGAGCGTGGAGAGCAGCGCGGGATGGCGCCGGTCGATCTCCTCGCGGCTCATCCGGTGCGGCACGTCGGGGAAGGAGACGAGTCCGAGGTTCCCGGAGGCCAGCACGATGGGCTCGGAGCGGCGCGCGGGCCGGTGCTGCTCGCCGCCCTCCTCGACGGGCCTGCGCAGCGCCGCCCGCACCGCCGCCCGGGCCTCGGCGCCGCTGTGGGTGCGCCGGGCCTTGCGCGGCACGGGCAGCCCGCAGCCGGCCCGGACGAGGTTGCCGAGGCTGAGCCCGTAGCGGGTCAGGAAGGTCTCGCCGGGGCTCTGGCCGTGGTCGGAGAGCAGCACGATCCGGTAGGGCCTGGGCGCGTGCTCGGCGACCTTCGCTATCAGCGCGAGCGAGCGGTCGAGGCGCGCCAGGACCTTCTCGGTGTCCCGGCCGCGCGGGCCGGAGTGGTGTGCCACTTCGTCGTACGCCACCAGGTCCGCGTAGACCGAGTTGCGCCCGGCGAGCATGTCGCCGATCACCGCGGCGACGACGACGTCACGCTCGATGACGGTCGCGAAGGCGCGGATGAAGGGGTACAGCCCGCCGCGTTTGACGCGCGGCCGCTGCTTCCTGGCACGGCACCGGGTGGACTGCCCGATCTCCCGGAAGACCTCGGCGACGAAGGACATGGCGGTGCGGACGGCGTTGGCGGGGTCGATGAAGTACGTGAAGTAACCCGCCCGGTCGCGGTTCTCCTTCCCCCTTCTCGCTGCCATGGACAGCACGAGGGCCAGCTGGTCGGCGCCGCCGCTGAAGAGGTTGCCGCGGCTGGCGCCGTCGACGGTGAGCAGTCCTCCGTCGCCGGTGTACTCGATGGCCCGGCGCTGGAGTTCGGCGGCGCTGCTGGGCCGGTTGCAGACCATGACCTCGTGGCTGTCCTTCTCGTACCACCGGAAGGCCGGGACGTCGTGGTTGCTGCCGTGCAGGATGCCGAGCTGGCTGGCGCCGGTCTGGCTGGACCAGTCGGTGCGCCAGGCGGTGAGCCGGTGAGTGGGTCGCGCTCTTGCCCCGCCGCCGCCCAGCCACTGGGCCACGGTCGGCATGAGTCCCTTGCCGACCGCCTCCTCCAGTACCTCGTGGCCCACGCCGTCGAGCTGGAGGAAGACGGCGCCGGGGGTCGATGGGCCGGCCTGCCCGGGGGCGCGCCTGCGGCGCCGGTCGGCGAGCCGGTACAACCTGCGCCGGTAGGCGTCGTCGTCCCGTACGGCGAGGGCACCACCGGTGGCCGAGGCGACGGCGGACATCACGGCGGCGACGACCACCGCGGTCTCGGGGGCGGCCTCGCCCTGCCCGGAGGGGTTGATCCGCAGGGCGATCAGCAGCAGGGACCCGTTGAGGAAGAAGACGAGCAGCCCGAGCACGAGCGCGGGCACCAGGAGCAGCGCCCTTACGAGCAGCGGCCACACCAGCGAGGACAACAGACCGAAGACGGCCGCGCCGACCCCCGCAGTGACGCCGATCCGCGTGGCGCTGTCACCGGTCTCCGACTGCAGCTTGAAGTCGGGCAGCACACCGGCGAGAACGAGCATCGTGACCGTGGACACGGCCCACACCACGATACTCCGCCACACCCCGCTGAGGACCCGCCGCCAACGCCCTCCACCCACGCCCTGTCCACCTCACGTCCCGGCCCGCCCGGTCCGCGAGGCCTGCTCCCACCCTGTCACAACGGGTGGGCGGAGCCGGTTGTCCCCCGGTCACAGTTCCAGGTCAGCGGCTCAGCGGCCGTCGTACCCCGCGGTCGGCATCGACAGGCGGCGGTGGACCCGGGCCTTCATCTGGGCGTCGTACGAGGGTTCCGCGCAGCCGACCGTCTCGACCCGTACGCCACGGCGTACGCACTCGGCGGTGAACTCGTCGACGGAGGCGAGGGCGCGCTCCAGGACGCGGTGGCTGGGCGCGACGAATAAGTCGACGAGGCCCGCCTCGACATCGGCCCACAGGGTGCGGTGGTCGGGGCGCAGTCCTCGTACGAGGAGTTCCCGTGTGACGACATAGCCGTGTTCGGCGGCCCAGCGGGCGCACATCGCGTGCTGGCTGCGGGAGTCCACCAGGAAGGGGTCCGCGTCCAGTTCCTCCAGGGGCGTCAGGCTCGCGATCGCCGTGACGCGCAGCGATGTCGGCCCCTGCGGGCCGGGCGGGCACCTGAGGGCGTGGGTGCCGGTGGCACCGCGCGCTTCTCCCATGGCGTCCCCCTCACCTCCGGGTTTCGTCCGCCGACCATACTCCTGCCCGTAGGCTCGGGGGGAGTCGCGCGAGGGAGGCAAAGAAGTGCCGGTGGAGATCACCTGGTGGGGGCACGCCACCTGCACGCTGGAGGACTCCGGCACACGCGTGCTCACGGACCCGCTCTTCGCGCGCCGGCTCGCGCACCTCCGGCGCAGGCGCGGGGCGCCGCCCCCTCCCGAGGCGGCGGTGGCCGACGTCGCGCTGGTCTCGCATCTGCACTCCGACCATCTGCATCTGCCCTCGCTGGCGCGGCTCGCGCCGGGCACACGCGTGCTCGTGCCCCGGGGCGCGCCGCGTGCGGTGCCCGCGCTGCGCAGGCTGGACCATCTGCGGCTCACCGAGGTGGCGCCCGGCGACCGGACGGACGTCGGCGCCCTGGTCGTACGCACCGTGTCGGCGCGCCATGACGGGCGGCGGCTGCCGCTCGGTCCGCACCGGGCGCCCGCCCTGGGGTTCGTGGTCGAGGGCGAGGCCCGCACGTACTTCGCCGGGGACACCGGGCTGTTCGACTCGATGGCCGAGGAGGTCGGGCCGGTCGATGTGGCTCTGTTGCCGGTCGGCGGATGGGGGCCGTATCTCGGGGAAGAACATCTGGACGCGGGGCGCGCGGCAGAGGCGCTCGCCCGGCTGATGCCCCGGAGCGCTGTGCCGGTGCACTACGGCACGTACTGGCCGATCGGAATGGACGCTGTGCGCCCCCATGAATTCCACGCGCCGGGTGAGGAGTTCGTGCGCCTCGCCGCCGAGCGCGCGCCTCAGGTCGCGGTGCACCGGCTCGGACACGGCGAGAGCGTACGGCCGGAGGTCGCGAAGTGACGCCCCTTTCCGCCGCGGTCTCAGGGGCCGCGAGCCTGTCCGTGTGTCCGGCGGTGGTCCGGTGAGTTTCCTGGCCGCGGCCTCGACCACGGCGCCGGAGTCCACGCAGCAGGCGATCGGGTATCCGACGCTCTTCCTGCTGGTACTGATCGGCGCGCTGGTGCCGGTGGTGCCGACGGGTGCGCTGGTGAGTTCGGCGGCCGTGGTGGCCTTTCATCAGACGGCGCCGTTCGCGCTGCTGCTGGTCTTCGTGGTGGCGGCGCTCGCGGCGTTCCTCGGCGACGTCTCGCTGTACTGGCTGGGGCAGCGCGGGATGCGCTCCAAGAACGGCTCGCGCTGGCTGGAGGCCCTCCGCGCCCGCGCCCCCGAGGACCGCCTCACCCGGGCGCAGGAGAAACTCGGCGACCACGGCATCGCCGTACTCGTCCTCTCGCGCCTCGTCCCGGCCGGCCGCATTCCGGTGATGCTCGCCTGCCTGCTGGCGAAGATGCCCCTGCGCACCTTCGCCCGCGGCGACATCCCCGCCTGCCTGGCCTGGGCGGTGACCTACCAGCTCATCGGCATCCTCGGCGGCTCCCTCTTCAACGAGCCCTGGGAGGGTGTGGTGGCGGCGGTGGTCCTGACGGTGGTGATCAGCCTGGCGCCGAGTGTGTGGCGCCGGATGCGCAGAACGGCCCCCCAGTAGGGCGTAGCCCTATGGGGGCGCGGGGAACTGCGCGAGCAACCCAGAACAGCCCGCAGTCACCCAACAACCGGAATCACCCCAGAACCCGGGACCCCCCCACCGGCAGATCCCAAAGGTCCTCCCGATCCAACCCCGCCTTCTCCCAGGCCGCCCGGACCCGGGTCAGCGGTTCGAGAACCGGCTCGGCGGAGAGAACGAAGGTGCCCCAGTGCATGGGCGCCATCCGCCGGGCCCCCAGATCGACGGCGGCTCGAACGGCCTCGTCCGGGTCGCAGTGGACGTCACTCAGCCACCACCGGGGGTCATACGCACCGATGGGAAGCAGCGCGAGGTCGATGCCCGGGTAGCGCAGCCCGATCTGGGCGAACCAGTGGCCGTACCCCGTGTCGCCCGCGAAGTACACGCGCTGTCCGTCGGAGGCGGTGAGGACCCAGCCGCCCCAGAGGGTGCGGCAGGTGTCGGTGAGGCTGCGCTTGGACCAGTGATGGGCAGGCACGAAGTCGAAGCGGACGCCGCCCAGTTCGGCCGCTTCCCACCAGTCCAGCTCGGTGACCTGGGTGAACCGGCGACGCCTGAACCAGCGCGCGAGGCCCGCCGGTACGAACACCGGTGTGTCGCGCGGGAGCCGGCGCAGGGTCGGCGCGTCCAGGTGGTCGTAGTGGTTGTGGCTGATGACGACCGCGTCGACGCGCGGCAGCGCGCTCCAGGCCACGCCGACGGGTGTGATCCGGGCCGGGGTGCCGAGGATCTTGCGGGACCAGACCGGGTCGGTGAGGACGGTGAGCCCGCCGACGCGGATCACCCAACTCGCGTGCCCCGCCCAGGAGACGGCGACGGTGTGCACGCCCGCCTGCGGCAGCGGCCCCGGTTCGAACGGCAGCGCCGGGATGTCGGCGAGACCGTCGGGCCCCGGCCGCAGCGCGCCCTCGCGGGCGAACCGCGCGAAGGCCCGCAGCCCCGGCAGCGGCGCCGTCAGCCGGTCCGCGAAGGTCCGCGGCCAGACACGCTTCTCGCCGAGCGGACGGGGCTCGGCGAGCGGGAGGAGCGGAGACAGGGCCCCGGTCGGTGCCGGGGCCGACGAGGACGCCGGTTCGTCCGCGTCCTGTGTGGTCGTGGTGGTGGACCTGCTCGTGCTCGTGGTCGACTCGGACTGCTGCGTCATCGAGGAGGCTCCCATCGCTGAGCGTCATCTCGGAGATCGTCGAAGGCCGACCCCAACAGGGCCAACGCGCGTTGCACATGCGGCAGTTCCAACGGCGAGGGTGACGTGAGGCATTCCGCCCGCTCTTCATCCGTCCGGCCGAGCAGCGGCCCGGTGGCCAGCCGCACCCGGAGCGCCGCGAGTTCGTCGCCGAACCGGTGGCCGCCCGGCGCGGGCAGGCCGAGCCGGGCGGTGAGGAAGTCCTCCAGGTCCTGTGCGTCGCCGACCCCGTGCGCGCCGAGTGCGGAGCGCAGCGGGCCGAGGTCCACGTACAGGTGTCTGCCGGCCCGCGGAGGTCGCGCGAGGGCGCCCGAGCCGACCACCGCGTGGTGCACGGCGGTGGCCACGCGCGCGTGGAGGCGTACGGAGGCCGCGAGCCGCCCGGTGATCCCGTCGCCCTCGCCGAGCGCGTACGCGGCCGCCGCGGCGACCGGTTCGGCGACCCGGGCGCCGAGCACGGTGAGCACGTCGAGGACACGGGAGCGCAGCCGGACACCGGAGTCGTTGTCGGTGAAGCGGGCGACGGCGGCGGGCCAGCCCTGCGGCAGGAAGGGGCCGGCGAGGTCCGTGAGGACGGTGACCTCGCCGGGGAGCATCTCGGCGGGGCTGAGCAGCACGGTGTCGTGCGGCTGGTGCAGGGTGTCGCGCCAGGTCTCGTCGCTGACGATGTGCAGTCCCTCGCTCACCGCGGCCTCGACGGTCTCGTGGACCACTTCGGGGGGCGCGACGGTGGCGGTGGGATCGTCGGCGACGGAGAGGACGAGCAGCCGCGGGTCGCCGCCTTCGGCGCGCACTCTGCGCACGGTCTCCAGGAGGGCGTACGGATCCGGTACGCCGCCGCACTCCGCGGGCGTCGCCACATGGAACACGGATCTTCCCAGCAGGCGTGCCTGCGGCGCCCACCACGCGGCGCACGGGCGCGGCACCAGGACGTCGCCGCCGAGCGCGCCGGTCAGCGCGAGGAGCAGCGCGGGGGCGCCTGGGGCGGCGGCCACCCGGTCGGGTGCGGTGGTCAGTCCGCGCCGGGACCAGTAGTCGCAGGCCGCGTTCAGGATCTCCGGTCCGCCGCCCGAGGGCTCGGCGTGGGCCCGGTCCGCGGCGGCGGCGAGCACGGCGCGCAGCTCCGGCAGCACCGGCAGCCCCTGATCGGGAAGCGGCGGCCCGTAGCGGACGGGCCCATGCCCTTCCGGATCCGTCCGCCGCATTGGTGCCTCCGCGCAGTCCGTGGTGCAGTGCCGTGCCGTGCTCGGGGCCGGGGCAGGTGGCCCGGTGACCGGTGTCCGTTGCCGACCTTCGCTCCAGGGCCGGTGACCCCGTCGCCCGTAACGCTCAGCCCGAGCCGCCGGTGCCATCCCCGGTTCCGGCGTCTCCGTCTGCGTACAGCTTCCTCTGCTCCTGTCTCATAACTCGTCCAGCTCCGCTCGATCTCGTCCAGTCCCGCTCGAGCCCCTGTCCCTCTGTACCCGGGGTCTTGTCACCTCACGGGCGGTTGTGTCCGTCGCGGCGTCAGCTGTCCGCCGACGCGTCCTTGTTCCGCAGGCGGTACACGGCGGCGCCCAGCGCGCCCGTGATCAGGGCGCCGCCGGCGATCAGGGCCGGGAGGGAGTCGGTGAAGGCGCCGCCCTCGCCGGCGCGGACGCCGCGCTGGACCGGGGCGGGGCGCTCCACGGTGCCGCGGGCGGTGGCGGTGCCACGGGCCACGGTGTACTTGGCGGTCCACTGTTTCTCGCGGCCGCCGGGTGCCACGGGGCACACGCCGTCGACGCCCCACTCGTTCTCGGGGCCCACGGCGGCGCCGCCGTCGGGGCCTGCGTCGGAGCCGCCCGAGCCGGGGCCCACTGCGGCGGCGCCGGAGTCGGGGTTCTCGCCGGGCGGGATACGGGCCGTACCGCTGTACGCGGCCGCCGCGGCCACGCCCTCGTCGTTGCCCGCGCCCCCGTCGCTGCCCGGGCCCCCGTCGTTGCCCGCGACCCGGCGCAGCTGGACCTTGCCCTCCTCGAAGCCCTGCGAGATGGCGTCGATGAAGTCGGGCGGGGCTCCGCCGATCGCGTCGCAGGTGACGGAGATGGTGACGGTGCCGCCGGGCTCGACGGAGCCCGGGGTGACCTCCGCGGCCGGATCCGCGGACGCGGCCGAGGCGGCGGCCCCCAGGGCGATGCCGGCCAGGGCGGTGGCGGACAGGACACGGGCGGTACGGCGCATGGTCTTGGCTCCTTCGGCGGGGCGCGGAAGGGGGCACGGCCGTCGTGCCCCCGGAGCCCATCACAGCCCGCCGGGGCGCCGGGCGCCCGCCGCCGGGCACCATTCGCGCTACCCGCACCGCCGGGTGGGTGACGGTGCGGGACCGTCAGTTGTGGAGCGAGACCAGTTCCTTCTCCAGGCCGCGGCCGCGCTTGTCCACGACGGCCGCCGCGACCTCGGACAGTTTGCGGTTGGTGCCCTGGGAGATCCGGCGCAGCACCCCGAAGGCGGTGTCCGCGTCGCAGCCCAGCACATGCATGACGATGCCGCAGGCCTGGTCGACGACGGGCCGGGAGCGCAGTGCGGCACCCAGCTGGTCGACCTCGGTGAGCGCGGCCCGGTAGGAGCGGTCGCGGACCAGGCAGCTCGCGGCGAGGTCGCCGAGCGCGCGGGCGGGGCCGTGCGGGGCGTCCTCCAGGGCGCCGGGGCGGAAGCTGTAGAGGCTGAGGGTCACGGTCAGCCCGGAGCGCCGGAAGGGGATGGTGACGCTGGAGCGAACGCCCGCGTCGAGGGCCATGGCGCGGTACTCCGGCCAGCGCTCGTCGCTGAGCAGGTCCGCCGAGTCGACGGGCGCACCGCGTTCCAGTGCGGCCGGGATCGGTCCGTCGCCGGAGCGCAGCTGCACCGAGACGAGTCCGGCGAGATCGGGGTGGGTGACCGCGGCGGGCCGTTCCGGGCCGCCTTCGGCCATCATGCTGCTGGCGCCGCAGCAGTCGGTGGTGCAGCGGGCGGCCTGCTCGACGAGTTCCGACAGCCTCCTGCCGGGGTGCGCGGACTCGGGTGATTCCGTTCCCAGATGGCCGAGTTGCTCGGATTCCGGCATGGTTCACTCCTTCGTCTCCCCGTCGCCTTCCCGCTCGCCTGCGTGGAAAACTGGTTCTGTGGGTTCCACCCCCCGCCGCACCCGGAACCTCAGGTTCGGGTTACGTTCATCGCATGGCGGAGACGGACGAATTCGGTGAAGAACTCGCGGATTTCGTGCGCCGTGTCGCGGAGTTGAAGTCGGCACGGTCCGTGCCCGCCGACGAGCTTCCGACGGTGCTCGACGCGGCCATCTTCGAACTGGACCATGTGGCCGACCAGTTGTGGCCGAGGTTCCAGCGGCTGTCCTCCGACGGTCCGTCTGGCATCGCCTCGACCGACCGCCAGGAGCAGCAACTTCTCAAGGCACTTTTCCAGCGGGTACCGGTGCCGGTCGCGCTGGTGGACCGCGAGACGGTGGTGCGCAGGCTGAACTTCGCGGCGGCTTCCTTCACCGGTGTCCGGGCCGGCTATGCGACGGGCCGGCCGCTGACCGGGTTCCTCGCGCACGCCGACCGTGCCGCGTTCCGCTCGCAGGCGGCGGCGGTGGCACGCGGCGACGGCGACCGGAGTCTCACCGTGCACCTCCAGCAGCAGCCCTCGGCGCCCGTGCGCGCGACCCTCACCGCGCTGCGGCCGAGCGGCGAACCGCGGTCCGCCGTCCTCGTCGTACTGCAGCCCGCGGATTCCCGGGTGCCGTCGGGCGCGAACACTCCGGGCCCGGCGCCGAACCTCACCGAGACCACCCGGCACACGGTGCTGATGGACCTGGTGGACGCCATGACCACGACGCTGCTGAGCGCCCCGGGCGAGGGCCGGTCCGCGGTTCCCGAACGGGCGGCCGAGGTGCTTCACGAACGGTTCGCGGACTGGGTGGTGGTGGACACCGGGGCCGCGCGCCTGTCCCGTACGACCGTCCTGGGACCGTCGGACACCACGGGACCGCCGGGCGCCCCGGGACCCCCGGGAGCCCCGGGGCTGTCGGACACCCCCGGGCCGTCGGTCATCCAGGGACCGTCGGAAGGCCTGCGGCCATCGGCGTACGCCGAGGTGGTCGCGGCCCTGGCCGCGCAGGATCCCGCCGCGTGCCCCCTCGTCGTCGAGGCGGCACGCGGCGGTTCCACGGCCCTGCAGGTGCGCCCCGAGGACCCGGACGTCTTCGGCCGGGACACCTCGGGCGACCCCTTCCTCGTACGCGCCAATGTGACGTCGCTGCTCTGCGTGCCCCTGACCACCGCGTCCGGACCCGTGCGGGGGGTCCTCACACTGTTCAGGAGCGGCGGCCGGCTGGCGTTCTCGATGGCCGAGGCGCAGGCGATGGACATGATGTCCCGTCATATCGCCCTGGCGATGGCGCGGTTGAACTAGCGCCCCTGCTCACTGGGCCGCATCTGTTAGGCCGCGTCGCGCATGACCTGGTCGCGCAGTCGGTCGCAGCAGCGGCTGATCAGCCGGGAGACGTGCATCTGTGAGATGCCGAGCTCCTCGGCGATGCTGCTCTGGGTCATGTCGCCGAAGAACCGCATGTAGAGGATGGCGCGTTCACGCTCGGGCAGGGCGCGCAGCCGGGGCTTGACGGCCTCGCGGTCGATGACGGTGTCCAGGGCCGGGTCGGCCGATCCGAGGGAGTCGCTGAGCGAGTAGCCGTCCTCGCTGCCCGGGAACTCGGCGTCGAGGGAGAGCGCGGTGAAGCTCTCCAGGGCCTCCATGCCGGTCCGGACGTCCTCCTCGCTCATCCGGGCGTGCTCGGCGACCTCGGCGACGGTGGGCCTGCGGCCCGTGATCGTCCCCGCCAGGTCCTGGTTCGCGGACCGCACGCGGTTGCGCAGATCCTGGACGCGACGCGGTACGTGCAGGGTCCACATGTGATCGCGGAAGTGCCGCTTGATCTCACCGGTGATGGTCGGCACGGCGTAGCTCTCGAAGGCGTTGCCGAGCTCGGGGTCGTAGCGGTGAACGGCCTTGACCAGGCCGAGTGCCGCGACCTGGCGCAGGTCGTCGAAGCTCTCGCCACGGTTGCGGAACCGTCCCGCGATCCGTTCGGCCATCGGCAGCCAGGCTTCGACGATCTCCTCGCGGAGTGTGTCGCGCTCTCGGCCGGGGGGAAGCGTGGCGAGCCTGCGGAATGACCCCGCGGTGTCGGGGGCGTCGTCGTACGGATGGCGCTTCGCGCTCGCTCGAGTTCGCATGATGCGTCGCAACTCCCTTACAGGTGCCCTGGGTTGGACAGTCACCGTGGGAGTGCATCCGTACGCCGGACAGGCACACCCGGGGCGCGTGACACACCGCTCCCACGGACGTGCCTCCTGTCCGAAGCACTGATACTGCGCCTGCCCCGGCGTATGCGGAACAAACACTCAAGAGCCCGGCAAGGAAGCCGAAGGCAAAGCATGGGCGCCCGGCTCACGGGTACCCCGGGCCTCGTCACACCGGCGTACCCGCACCCCCGCAGCCGGAGAACGCAGGAAGGCAGGCCAAGCAGCCATGGCAGATTTCGTCAGGGAAGTCATGACTCCGGGCGTCGTCGCGGTCCGCCCGGACGCCTCGCTCGTGGAGGCCGCGCAGCTGATGCGCGCCCAGGGCACCGGCGGTGTCCTGGTGGTCGGCCACCACCGGGTGATCGGGGTCCTCACCGACCGTGACATTGCGCTGCGTGCCGTCGCCGACGGTGCCGATCCGCTGACCGTGAGCGCCGAGGCCGTGTGCACCCGCGATCCGGTGGTGATCGGCCCGGAGGAGGCCGTGTCGGCCGCGGCGAAGCTGATGCGCGACCACGCGGTACACCGGCTCCCGGTCGTCGAGGACGGCAGGCCGGTGGGGATGGTCAGCCTCGGGGACCTCGCGGTGGCGGCGGACCCGGGCCCGCGGAGCGCACCGATGTACGCGCACGACCGGTGGCAAGGGCCCCCGACCACCCCTGAGGGCTG harbors:
- a CDS encoding RNA polymerase sigma factor SigF yields the protein MRTRASAKRHPYDDAPDTAGSFRRLATLPPGRERDTLREEIVEAWLPMAERIAGRFRNRGESFDDLRQVAALGLVKAVHRYDPELGNAFESYAVPTITGEIKRHFRDHMWTLHVPRRVQDLRNRVRSANQDLAGTITGRRPTVAEVAEHARMSEEDVRTGMEALESFTALSLDAEFPGSEDGYSLSDSLGSADPALDTVIDREAVKPRLRALPERERAILYMRFFGDMTQSSIAEELGISQMHVSRLISRCCDRLRDQVMRDAA
- a CDS encoding ANTAR domain-containing protein — its product is MPESEQLGHLGTESPESAHPGRRLSELVEQAARCTTDCCGASSMMAEGGPERPAAVTHPDLAGLVSVQLRSGDGPIPAALERGAPVDSADLLSDERWPEYRAMALDAGVRSSVTIPFRRSGLTVTLSLYSFRPGALEDAPHGPARALGDLAASCLVRDRSYRAALTEVDQLGAALRSRPVVDQACGIVMHVLGCDADTAFGVLRRISQGTNRKLSEVAAAVVDKRGRGLEKELVSLHN
- a CDS encoding CBS domain-containing protein, translating into MADFVREVMTPGVVAVRPDASLVEAAQLMRAQGTGGVLVVGHHRVIGVLTDRDIALRAVADGADPLTVSAEAVCTRDPVVIGPEEAVSAAAKLMRDHAVHRLPVVEDGRPVGMVSLGDLAVAADPGPRSAPMYAHDRWQGPPTTPEG
- a CDS encoding PAS domain-containing protein; this encodes MAETDEFGEELADFVRRVAELKSARSVPADELPTVLDAAIFELDHVADQLWPRFQRLSSDGPSGIASTDRQEQQLLKALFQRVPVPVALVDRETVVRRLNFAAASFTGVRAGYATGRPLTGFLAHADRAAFRSQAAAVARGDGDRSLTVHLQQQPSAPVRATLTALRPSGEPRSAVLVVLQPADSRVPSGANTPGPAPNLTETTRHTVLMDLVDAMTTTLLSAPGEGRSAVPERAAEVLHERFADWVVVDTGAARLSRTTVLGPSDTTGPPGAPGPPGAPGLSDTPGPSVIQGPSEGLRPSAYAEVVAALAAQDPAACPLVVEAARGGSTALQVRPEDPDVFGRDTSGDPFLVRANVTSLLCVPLTTASGPVRGVLTLFRSGGRLAFSMAEAQAMDMMSRHIALAMARLN